Proteins encoded by one window of Mycolicibacterium sp. ND9-15:
- a CDS encoding NAD(P)H-dependent glycerol-3-phosphate dehydrogenase has translation MVEAAVLGAGAWGSALAKVLADAGNEVRLWTRRPELADEINDTHRNPSYLGDAELPKTVRATSDAGEALDGACTVLLAVPAQTLRANLEQWIGLIDDDVTLVSLAKGIELDTLMRMSQVIIQVTGADPSRVAAVTGPNLASEIVDEQPAATVVACSDSGRAVALQRALSTSYFRPYTNADVIGAEVGGACKNVIALASGMAAGVGLGENTAAAIITRGLAEIMRLGIALGAKPATLAGLAGVGDLVATCTSAQSRNRTFGMRLGQGGTMESAMLATEGHVAEGVASCQSVLALADSYDVEMPLTDAVFRVCHRGLSVDEAVALLLGRSTKPE, from the coding sequence GTGGTCGAGGCAGCGGTATTGGGCGCCGGTGCGTGGGGAAGCGCACTGGCCAAGGTCCTTGCCGATGCGGGCAATGAGGTGAGGCTCTGGACCCGTCGCCCCGAATTGGCCGACGAGATCAACGACACCCATCGCAACCCTTCTTATCTCGGTGATGCCGAGTTGCCGAAGACCGTCCGGGCCACCAGCGACGCGGGGGAGGCGCTGGACGGCGCATGCACCGTGCTGCTCGCGGTACCGGCCCAGACGCTGCGGGCCAATCTCGAACAGTGGATCGGGCTCATCGACGACGACGTCACGTTGGTGAGCCTCGCCAAGGGCATCGAGCTCGACACCCTCATGCGGATGAGTCAGGTGATCATCCAGGTGACCGGTGCCGACCCGTCCCGCGTCGCGGCGGTCACCGGCCCGAACCTCGCGAGCGAGATCGTCGACGAACAGCCGGCGGCGACGGTCGTCGCCTGTAGCGACTCCGGACGGGCGGTCGCACTGCAGCGGGCGTTGTCGACGTCATACTTCCGGCCCTACACCAACGCGGATGTCATCGGCGCCGAGGTGGGTGGCGCCTGCAAGAACGTCATCGCGCTGGCCTCCGGGATGGCGGCGGGCGTCGGACTGGGGGAGAACACGGCGGCAGCCATCATCACGCGCGGACTCGCCGAGATCATGCGGCTGGGAATCGCATTGGGTGCAAAACCGGCGACGCTGGCCGGCTTGGCCGGGGTGGGCGATCTGGTCGCGACGTGTACGTCAGCGCAGTCCCGCAACCGCACCTTCGGGATGCGCCTCGGTCAGGGCGGCACCATGGAATCGGCGATGCTCGCGACCGAAGGCCACGTTGCCGAGGGCGTCGCATCATGTCAATCGGTGCTGGCATTGGCGGACAGCTACGACGTCGAGATGCCGCTCACCGACGCGGTTTTCCGGGTCTGCCACCGGGGGTTGTCGGTGGATGAGGCCGTCGCATTGTTGCTCGGGCGCAGCACCAAACCGGAGTAA
- the cofC gene encoding 2-phospho-L-lactate guanylyltransferase, with translation MSGSPEADIGLVIAVKRLAAAKTRLAPVFPAGTREKVVLAMLIDTIAAASAVPAVRAITVVTPDETAADAAARLGARVLSDPTPDGHRDPLNNAISAGEAEVRSETANVVVLQGDLPALQPHELAAAIAAARRHPRSFVGDRHGTGTSALFSFGVALDPHFGADSARRHRGSGALELTGAWPGLRCDIDTPDDLLVARRLGVGAATTAAIATSG, from the coding sequence ATGAGCGGGTCACCGGAAGCCGACATCGGGTTGGTGATCGCGGTAAAACGACTCGCCGCCGCCAAGACCCGGCTGGCGCCGGTCTTTCCCGCGGGCACCCGCGAAAAGGTGGTGCTGGCGATGCTGATCGACACGATCGCCGCCGCCTCGGCTGTCCCGGCGGTGCGGGCGATCACCGTCGTCACTCCCGACGAGACCGCCGCCGACGCCGCCGCCCGGCTCGGTGCGCGGGTGCTCAGCGACCCGACCCCCGACGGTCATCGCGACCCGTTGAACAACGCGATCTCCGCCGGCGAAGCAGAAGTGCGGAGCGAGACCGCCAATGTCGTTGTGCTGCAAGGCGACCTGCCCGCGTTACAGCCGCATGAACTGGCCGCGGCGATCGCGGCCGCCCGCAGGCACCCACGCAGCTTCGTCGGCGACCGGCACGGCACCGGCACATCGGCGTTGTTCTCGTTCGGGGTGGCCCTGGACCCGCACTTCGGCGCCGACTCCGCTCGGCGCCACCGCGGTTCCGGCGCGCTCGAGCTGACAGGAGCGTGGCCGGGCCTGCGTTGTGACATCGACACCCCCGATGATCTGCTGGTCGCGCGCCGTCTGGGCGTCGGCGCGGCGACGACGGCTGCGATCGCGACTTCGGGCTGA